One window of the Zygotorulaspora mrakii chromosome 6, complete sequence genome contains the following:
- the ECM4 gene encoding S-glutathionyl-(chloro)hydroquinone reductase (similar to Saccharomyces cerevisiae ECM4 (YKR076W); ancestral locus Anc_5.667), which translates to MSKQWADSTDGSFKRQVSSFQEVISPSHPIYKPAKNRYWLYVSLACPWAHRTLITRALKGLTAVIGVSVVHWHLDSEGWRFLTADQATRERADKDASYYEPAGGITTATLDYSNPQAKVANNSARMFVDSTFDPNEQFERLSQLYLKTDPNYRARYTVPVLWDTQTQTIVSNESAQIIRTLNSGVFDEFADPGTEPIELVPKNLEREIDEINAWVYDNINNGVYKAGFAEKADIYEKEVANVFEHLDKAEKILKDRHEALVEKHGKNNITDILDDYFLAGNQLTEADVRLYPTIARFDPVYVQHFKCNLTTIRDGYPYISLWLRNLYWGNDAFRLTTDFNHIKLHYTRSHTRLNPLGITPLGPRPDILQL; encoded by the coding sequence ATGTCCAAACAGTGGGCAGATAGCACGGATGGTAGTTTCAAGAGACAAGTCTCctcttttcaagaagttATCTCCCCTTCGCATCCCATTTACAAGCCAGCAAAGAATAGGTACTGGTTATATGTGTCGTTAGCATGCCCTTGGGCTCATAGAACATTGATCACTCGAGCTTTAAAAGGCTTAACAGCTGTTATTGGTGTAAGCGTCGTTCATTGGCATTTGGACTCGGAGGGCTGGCGATTTTTAACAGCTGATCAAGCAACAAGAGAAAGAGCCGATAAGGATGCTTCATATTATGAACCAGCAGGCGGAATTACGACCGCAACCCTAGATTACTCCAACCCTCAGGCTAAAGTAGCAAATAATAGTGCAAGAATGTTCGTCGATTCAACTTTCGATCCTAATGAGCAGTTCGAAAGACTGAGCCAGCTGTATTTGAAGACGGATCCAAATTATCGTGCCAGATATACGGTCCCGGTCCTGTGGGACACACAGACGCAAACAATTGTTTCTAATGAAAGCGCACAAATTATCAGAACTTTGAATAGTGGTGTTTTTGACGAATTTGCTGATCCTGGCACAGAACCTATCGAACTAGTGCCCAAAAATTTAGAACGCGAAATAGATGAAATAAACGCCTGGGTATACGATAACATCAACAATGGTGTCTACAAAGCAGGTTTCGCCGAAAAAGCGGATATCTACGAAAAGGAAGTCGCTAACGTATTCGAGCACTTGGATAAAGCGGAAAAAATACTAAAGGACAGGCATGAAGCTCTTGTAGAGAAGCATGGGAAAAACAACATCACCGATATATTGGACGACTACTTTCTTGCAGGCAATCAATTGACCGAGGCTGACGTGAGACTGTACCCTACAATTGCTCGTTTTGATCCTGTGTATGTTCAACATTTCAAGTGTAACTTAACGACTATCAGAGATGGCTATCCGTACATCAGTTTGTGGTTGAGAAATCTGTACTGGGGAAATGATGCCTTCAGATTGACGACAGATTTTAATCATATAAAACTACACTACACACGTTCGCACACAAGACTCAACCCACTAGGAATTACTCCATTGGGTCCTAGACCAGATATTCTGCAACTATGA
- the MSA1 gene encoding Msa1p (similar to Saccharomyces cerevisiae YKR077W and YOR066W; ancestral locus Anc_5.668): MEKPVRKRGRPPITKDYKNPLESPMAHSSLKVQKLGAQGFSRPMMKVGQLTPSPRNRRTSSSSAGSCGGSSIMEETVSGLQGSNSKRGRFRGVLLTTPTKINAGVSTSSTPSSNDSMFQSSSRMILKSSPPSVSSPLSETMESKEFNHMSSSQLFKFALTIGDNGRASIAGSSPLTTPKKELRPILPEHAKVDSTSKKATEGQSRSGTTYEKKRVLSLLRQMRNGPSSSKHLKNFRRSEQVQSKKSQDTFKVMDLQRYDSSPVKMSKNAEKNNCQLSPSVYIPKSPQFPSTPRASFPMRTGLTPNVGIDQVLLDIVSSPRAGILTGNDGHIITLSPRGRSLSKSAGLNRTAQQQQFEQQQQQQQYVFKFSSADPLLMTDDVEGSWSEVIYNHVPSSPKHQICFNTPPSWMNLGSPKAFTPLRRDSNTILISACQSSGAEAISQVPIDMANLKNYSSNNQSISSSTRKGDNTKPSTPDVQQFTMPTMIECTPLIHQPMSGTLNSKCSSELTPVGSSNDARKHVPKPVTMAFEQEDAVVALKKLITER; encoded by the coding sequence ATGGAAAAACCTGTAAGAAAAAGAGGCAGACCACCAATCACTAAGGATTATAAGAATCCTCTAGAGAGTCCAATGGCGCACTCGTCGTTGAAAGTTCAAAAGCTGGGAGCGCAAGGATTTTCTCGACCAATGATGAAGGTCGGACAACTGACCCCTTCTCCTAGGAACAGAAGAACTAGCAGTAGCAGCGCAGGAAGCTGTGGGGGTAGTTCAATCATGGAAGAAACTGTTTCAGGTTTGCAGGGATCTAACAgcaaaagaggaagattCAGAGGAGTTCTTCTGACCACACCGACCAAAATCAACGCGGGTGTATCAACATCCTCTACACCATCCTCTAATGATAGCATGTTTCAGTCGTCATCAAGAATGATATTAAAGAGCTCACCACCTTCAGTTTCTTCACCGCTATCAGAGACGATGGAATCTAAAGAGTTCAACCATATGAGCAGTTCGCAACTTTTTAAGTTTGCTTTGACCATAGGGGATAACGGAAGGGCCTCCATTGCTGGGTCTTCTCCACTTACTACGCCTAAAAAAGAGCTGCGTCCAATTCTGCCTGAGCACGCAAAGGTTGATTCGACATCGAAAAAAGCTACAGAAGGTCAATCTCGATCAGGAACTACTTATGAGAAAAAACGCGTATTGAGTTTACTGAGACAAATGAGAAATGGTCCTAGCAGCTCAAAACACTTGAAGAACTTCCGTAGAAGTGAGCAGGTGCAGAGCAAAAAATCTCAAGATACTTTCAAGGTAATGGATCTGCAAAGGTATGATAGCTCTCCTGTCAAAATGTCAAAGAatgcagaaaaaaataattgcCAACTCTCGCCAAGTGTTTATATTCCAAAATCTCCGCAATTCCCCTCAACTCCAAGAGCCTCATTTCCAATGCGAACTGGCCTTACACCGAACGTAGGAATTGATCAAGTTTTATTGGATATTGTTTCCTCTCCAAGGGCAGGTATTTTGACTGGAAACGACGGTCATATCATAACATTGTCACCAAGAGGCAGAtcactttcaaaatctgcGGGCTTAAATAGAACCGCtcagcagcagcaattcgaacagcagcaacagcagcagcagtaTGTTTTCAAGTTTTCCAGTGCTGATCCATTACTTATGACAGACGATGTAGAGGGAAGCTGGTCGGAAGTTATTTACAACCACGTTCCATCGTCTCCTAAACATCAAATCTGTTTCAATACTCCTCCATCCTGGATGAATCTGGGATCACCAAAAGCTTTCACACCTTTAAGAAGGGATTCAAACACAATTCTAATCTCGGCCTGTCAAAGCTCGGGTGCTGAAGCTATTTCACAGGTACCTATTGACATGGCAAATCTAAAAAATTATTCTTCGAATAACCAATCAATATCAAGCTCTACGCGCAAAGGTGATAACACAAAACCCTCGACTCCAGACGTTCAACAATTTACCATGCCAACAATGATAGAATGCACACCCCTTATACATCAACCAATGAGCGGTACCCTAAACTCTAAATGTTCAAGTGAGTTAACGCCAGTTGGAAGTTCAAATGATGCCAGGAAACATGTTCCCAAGCCAGTGACTATGGCATTTGAACAAGAGGATGCTGTTGTggcattgaagaaattgattaCAGAGCGTTAG
- the ALG8 gene encoding dolichyl-P-Glc:Glc1Man(9)GlcNAc(2)-PP-dolichol alpha-1,3-glucosyltransferase (similar to Saccharomyces cerevisiae ALG8 (YOR067C); ancestral locus Anc_5.669), which translates to MKTATSRKSTAAINPPSKDETKPVVMANRRFSLWNFWIASLALKLLLMPDYFSTDFDVHRNWLAITNALPLSQWYRENTSQWTLDYPPFFAYFEWLLSLFVPNKVRQDGCLDILEVGNFGWPTVVFQRLTVIASEIVLFVVLQVFINTSPLSERTQNFVVASSIVISPGFLMIDHIHFQYNGFLFGILIASIVAARNKQYLWCAVFYSTALCFKHIFLYLAPCYFMFLLRAYVLNFKDFKFKSYKDLIFIVQWTNLFKLSAIVIGIFGACFAPFLNDSPQVLSRLFPFSRGLTHAYWAPNFWAVYSFADKILTFLMLKLPYVHKFAIKIISPPLIPASILEIKQRMLQNNNGTKGLVQDVAFVILPQITPKLTFILTAFYQALAVIPLLFDPSFKRFIGSLTLCGLASYIFGWHVHEKAILLVIVPFSFLVVFDRRLLSSFMLVTAAGYVSLFPLLYEHQDFLLKCLYTAAWCTIYFYAFKKTSKLSSSVERRIFFLDRLSTIYMFSLLALVLGVQFLDVMNWRYQTFQKFEFLGLMSYSVYCSLGIISSWIGLSWLYNFDEPLWMSD; encoded by the coding sequence ATGAAAACTGCAACTTCTAGAAAATCAACAGCTGCAATAAATCCACCATCCAAAGATGAGACAAAGCCAGTTGTCATGGCAAATAGAAGGTTTTCGCTTTGGAACTTTTGGATTGCATCTCTCGCACTCAAGCTATTATTGATGCCAGACTACTTTAGTACGGATTTTGACGTTCATAGGAATTGGCTTGCTATCACAAATGCTCTTCCTCTCAGTCAGTGGTATCGTGAGAATACCAGTCAATGGACCCTTGATTATCCACCTTTTTTTGCATACTTCGAATGGTTATTATCGCTGTTTGTTCCCAACAAGGTGCGCCAAGATGGTTGTCTGGATATATTAGAGGTGGGCAACTTTGGCTGGCCTACCGTGGTGTTTCAACGGTTGACCGTAATCGCTAGTGAGATTGTACTTTTTGTTGTTCTACAGGTCTTCATAAACACCAGTCCCTTGAGTGAGAGGACTCAGAATTTTGTTGTTGCATCCAGTATAGTCATCTCACCAGGCTTTCTTATGATCGACcacattcattttcagtaCAACGGATTTTTATTTGGTATTTTGATTGCTTCAATTGTTGCAGCTAGAAACAAACAGTATTTGTGGTGCGCTGTATTTTACTCGACCGCTTTATGTTTTAAGCATATTTTCTTGTATTTGGCACCTTGCTATTTCATGTTTTTGCTAAGAGCTTATGTTTTAAACTTCAAGGACTTTAAATTCAAGAGTTATAAAGATTTGATCTTTATCGTTCAGTGGACCAACCTCTTTAAACTGAGTGCCATAGTCATAGGTATTTTCGGTGCATGCTTTGCACCTTTCCTCAATGATTCTCCTCAAGTGCTTAGTAGACTGTTTCCGTTTTCAAGAGGTCTGACACATGCTTATTGGGCACCAAACTTTTGGGCTGTATATTCCTTCGCAGACAAAATTTTAACTTTTCTCATGCTAAAACTACCGTATGTGCACAAATTTGCCATCAAGATTATCTCACCACCCTTGATCCCAGCTTCTATTTTAGAAATCAAGCAGCGTATGTTACAAAACAATAATGGAACAAAAGGGCTTGTTCAAGATGTGGCATTTGTGATACTCCCTCAGATCACTCCAAAGTTGACTTTTATTTTGACTGCATTTTATCAAGCTCTTGCGGTTATCCCCCTTTTATTCGATCCTTCATTTAAGAGATTCATTGGCTCGTTAACGCTTTGCGGTTTGGCCTCATACATATTTGGTTGGCATGTTCACGAGAAGGCCATTTTGTTGGTGATCGttccattttcctttttggTCGTATTCGATAGAAGGTTATTATCCTCATTCATGCTTGTCACTGCAGCAGGATATGTCTCCTTGTTTCCTTTGCTTTACGAGCATCAAGATTTCTTATTGAAATGTTTATATACAGCTGCTTGGTGTACCATCTATTTTTACGCCTTTAAAAAAACCTCAAAGCTATCCTCTAGTGTCGAAAGAAGAATCTTTTTCCTCGATCGTCTCTCGACGATTTATATGTTCTCACTGTTAGCATTGGTTTTGGGAGTACAGTTTCTAGACGTTATGAATTGGAGATACCAaacctttcaaaaatttgaatttctcGGTTTGATGTCGTACAGTGTGTACTGCTCTCTGGGAATAATCAGCTCTTGGATAGGTCTCTCGTGGCTATACAATTTTGACGAGCCTCTTTGGATGAGTGACTAG
- the VPS5 gene encoding sorting nexin 1 (similar to Saccharomyces cerevisiae YKR078W and VPS5 (YOR069W); ancestral locus Anc_5.670): MDYDEDLSAPVWDELNDHTSSPANEVNSDISKIAASELETVTDDDENTSTNFTGRHETSEYQLGQTSPEEEAKNNYGVQSSSNLLEELAPEREAFSDLNLGTNSNPVSPIKKSGDPLFSGSTYLPLVSGNAEPTVEEEADYTSGTSGQSSSKRKPQRLFNSARVRRRPLLDSTKSVGKSSEEDKISDPLGEFKKENEFQDEPLDDTSSNANNKSLKGDVVDLADGELFKLSPKKHLPSNTEQSSANTQRKTTNEQATTTQDKLVVEFEIEVKDPVKVGELTSMHVEYSVATKSKLLENNFAQVNRRYTDFRWLYRQLQSNHWGTIIPSPPEKQSVGRFKQDFIENRRFQMERMLHKITESPLLQKDPDFLMFLSSPDFSIDSKNREHISGSGASSDSNDLSEIHISDIQLLGPEDAALILKSGGIDTESQKRFMNISFSSPPKYIETDDYFREHWQNAQVLEEQLRQLDKSLEMVDSERNELASVTEEFSKTMESLADLEVTKKNANLLSNFADTQRRIKESLERSSLQESLTLGVTLDEYIRSLASFKAIFNQRARLGQYLVIVEADLMKKESQLEKLHNIFKTKPNSEKVQTAKKEYQILKTRFNNIKKSWQTVGDRIKNEVENYQLEKVHDFRNSIEIFLESAIESQKENIELWETFYQNYL, encoded by the coding sequence ATGGATTACGACGAGGACTTGAGCGCTCCTGTGTGGGATGAACTTAATGATCACACCAGTAGTCCCGCCAACGAAGTAAACAGCGACATATCGAAAATTGCAGCAAGTGAATTGGAAACAGTTACCGATGACGATGAGAATACTTCTACGAACTTCACGGGACGGCATGAAACTTCAGAATACCAGTTAGGTCAGACCAGCCCAGAAGAAGAAGCGAAGAACAACTACGGTGTCCAGTCATCAAGTAATTTATTAGAAGAGTTGGCACCTGAGAGGGAGGCATTCTCAGATTTGAATTTGGGTACAAATTCAAACCCGGTCTCTCCAATCAAGAAAAGTGGTGATCCGCTGTTTTCTGGTAGCACATATTTACCACTAGTGAGCGGAAATGCTGAGCCAACTGTAGAAGAGGAAGCTGATTACACTTCAGGGACTTCCGGCCAGTCTTCGTCGAAAAGGAAACCACAACGCTTATTCAACTCTGCAAGAGTGCGTCGTCGTCCCTTACTCGATAGTACAAAGTCGGTAGGGAAAAGCTCTGAGGAAGACAAAATTTCAGATCCCTTGGgtgaattcaaaaaggaaaacGAATTCCAAGATGAACCTTTGGATGATACTTCTTCGAATGCAAATAACAAGTCGCTGAAAGGTGATGTTGTAGATTTAGCGGATGGGGAGCTTTTTAAGCTATCCCCAAAGAAGCATCTACCTTCGAATACCGAGCAAAGTAGTGCCAACActcaaagaaaaacaacTAATGAACAAGCCACTACCACCCAAGATAAACTGGTTGTCgagtttgaaattgaagtaAAAGATCCGGTGAAAGTTGGGGAACTAACATCAATGCATGTGGAATACTCTGTCGCCACAAAATCCAAACTTTTAGAAAACAATTTCGCTCAGGTCAATAGAAGATATACTGATTTTAGATGGCTCTACCGTCAGTTGCAAAGCAATCACTGGGGTACAATAATTCCTTCACCACCGGAAAAACAATCTGTAGGGAGATTTAAACAAGACTTTATCGAAAATAGACGTTTCcaaatggaaagaatgcTACATAAAATTACAGAATCCCCTCTTTTACAAAAGGATCCTGATTTTCTCATGTTTTTAAGCAGCCCAGATTTTTCGATTGACTCGAAGAATCGAGAACATATTTCAGGCTCTGGGGCTTCCTCCGATAGTAATGATCTTTCAGAAATACACATTAGTGACATCCAATTGCTTGGTCCGGAAGATGCTgcattgattttgaagagcgGCGGTATCGATACTGAGTCTCAGAAAAGATTTATGAAcatatctttttcatcacctCCAAAATATATAGAAACAGATGATTATTTCAGAGAGCATTGGCAAAATGCTCAAGTACTCGAAGAACAATTAAGACAGCTAGATAAGTCATTAGAAATGGTAGACTCAGAAAGGAATGAGCTGGCCTCTGTGACAGAAGAATTCTCCAAAACCATGGAAAGCCTTGCTGACCTCGAGGTTACCAAGAAAAATGCTAACttgctttcaaattttgcagaTACTCAAAGGAGAATAAAGGAATCATTAGAGAGAAGCTCTCTACAGGAGTCATTAACTCTAGGTGTTACTTTGGATGAATACATAAGATCATTGGCCAGCTTCAAAGCCATTTTCAATCAGAGGGCCAGACTGGGTCAATACTTAGTTATTGTTGAAGCTGatttaatgaaaaaggaGTCACAACTAGAGAAATTACataatatcttcaaaaCCAAACCTAACTCTGAGAAAGTTCAGACGGCAAAGAAGGAGTACCAGATATTAAAAACAAGGTTCAATAATATAAAGAAAAGCTGGCAAACCGTTGGTGATAGGATCAAGAATGAGGTTGAAAATTATCAACTAGAAAAGGTTCACGATTTTAGGAATAGTATCGAAATATTCTTGGAGTCCGCTATAGAAtctcaaaaggaaaatataGAACTATGGGAAACGTTTTACCAAAATTATCTATAG
- the TRZ1 gene encoding tRNase Z (similar to Saccharomyces cerevisiae TRZ1 (YKR079C); ancestral locus Anc_5.671), with amino-acid sequence MFNLTPIAHPTADTEHPLLLLQSHHGDRYFFGKVSEGSQRCLTENRIRISKLQNIFLTGELDWSTLGGLPGMILTVADQGKANLAVHYGNDLIDYVVAAWRYFVFRFGIDLKTNILRDKEVYKDDIINVKSIVISQKSPHVATNFSVFPAKEKSVLRSIISNMFPKNSPTSKYDPTSDPHLNVELPKDVEIPKISTSYEVSFHPVRGRFKAEEASKLGVPKGPLLGKLAKGETVTLEDGTQVSPEQVLEKQRSFSKVLILDIPNDSYLPHFQERFEKYATEDLGIVYYFLGEKITINDSLIKFMELFGNSTLHFVSHPRVCPNSMVFKGAAIITLKLKALQPENYNLPRTNTILSKEFYDCFEIPMEDGTTLSQSQEGPLKSKLPGDIVHVYTQKKSVKVESYTKGQEKMKIKVDDESGRGWSWQKTFNKHVKPLKISSASFENVVSSQLNIDNFNNDSKKGHVEIITLGTGSALPSKYRNVASTMIKVPFLTAASEFKNRIILFDAGENTLGTLRRMFSETARRRIFADLKMIYLSHLHADHHLGIISILKEWFRYHENNKDSYIYVVSPWQYNKFVQEWLIIDNPTILEKIRYISCEHLINSSFVRRQTIPISLDDYCSAMGSNNGKRRKLEVDANSSFRDMTKIKQMYQDMNIALFQTCKARHCNWAYSNSITFHMSHNSRKQFKVSYSGDTRPNKELFAQGIGYRSDLLIHEATLDNELMEDAIKKRHCTINEAIQVSNAMEAEKLVLTHFSQRYPKAPQVGNNISIEAKEHCFAFDGLILDYENIGEQQNTFWRFNTVFAEERKTEEEEGSKEFS; translated from the coding sequence ATGTTCAACTTAACTCCGATTGCTCACCCAACCGCTGATACAGAACATCCTCTATTATTACTGCAATCTCATCATGGTGACAGGTATTTCTTCGGGAAAGTTTCTGAAGGGTCTCAAAGATGTTTGACAGAGAATAGAATTCGAATTTCTAAATTAcagaatatatttttgacaGGAGAGCTAGACTGGAGCACCCTGGGCGGACTTCCTGGTATGATCTTGACTGTCGCAGACCAAGGTAAGGCAAATTTAGCCGTGCATTATGGTAATGATCTGATCGATTATGTTGTAGCAGCCTGGAGATATTTTGTATTTCGTTTTGGTATAGATTTGAAAACGAACATTTTAAGAGATAAAGAAGTCTACAAAGATGATATTATCAACGTTAAATCAATCGTTATCTCCCAAAAATCTCCTCATGTTGCTActaatttttcagttttccccgctaaagaaaaaagtgtaCTGCGATCGATCATTTCCAACATGTTTCCAAAGAACAGTCCAACAAGCAAATACGATCCTACTTCCGATCCTCACTTGAATGTTGAACTTCCAAAAGATGTCgaaattccaaaaatttccacCAGCTATGAAGTCAGCTTTCATCCGGTAAGGGGAAGATTTAAAGCGGAAGAAGCATCTAAACTTGGTGTTCCAAAAGGGCCTCTACTCGGTAAGCTGGCTAAAGGAGAAACTGTGACTTTAGAGGATGGGACTCAGGTGAGTCCTGAGCAGGTGCTTGAAAAGCAGCGTTCATTTTCTAAAGTGCTTATATTAGATATACCAAATGACTCATATTTGCCACATTTTCAGGAaagatttgagaaatatgCTACCGAGGATCTTGGCATtgtttattattttcttggTGAAAAGATCACTATCAATGATAGCCTGATAAAGTTCATGGAATTATTTGGTAATTCTACCTTGCATTTTGTATCGCATCCGAGGGTATGTCCAAATTCAATGGTATTCAAAGGTGCCGCAATAATCACGTTAAAGCTGAAAGCACTACAACCAGAAAACTACAATCTTCCTCGAACTAATACtatattatcaaaagaattttaCGACTGTTTCGAAATACCCATGGAGGACGGGACAACGTTATCGCAAAGTCAAGAAGGGCCTCTAAAATCTAAACTTCCAGGTGATATAGTACATGTATATACgcagaaaaaaagtgtTAAAGTTGAATCATATACAAAGGgccaagaaaaaatgaagattaAAGTTGATGATGAGTCTGGAAGAGGGTGGTCGTGGCAAAAAACCTTCAATAAACATGTGAAGCCGCTAAAGATTTCATCAGCGTCTTTTGAAAACGTCGTTTCAAGTCAATTGAACATTGACAACTTCAATAATGACTCTAAAAAAGGGCATGTTGAGATCATAACATTGGGAACCGGCAGTGCTCTTCCATCAAAATATAGAAATGTGGCTTCCACAATGATCAAAGTGCCCTTTCTGACTGCTGCCTCCGAATTCAAGAATCGGATCATACTTTTCGATGCTGGAGAAAACACCCTAGGAACGCTACGCAGAATGTTCTCAGAAACAGCTAGACGCAGAATATTTGCCGActtgaaaatgatttattTAAGTCACTTGCATGCTGATCATCATCTAGGCATCATCAGCATACTTAAAGAATGGTTCAGATATCATGAAAATAACAAAGACAGTTATATATATGTTGTCTCTCCATGGcaatataataaatttgTACAAGAATGGCTCATAATTGACAATCCTACtattctggaaaaaattcgCTATATAAGTTGCGAGCATTTGATAAATAGTTCATTCGTTAGAAGGCAAACCATACCGATTTCGCTGGACGATTACTGCTCTGCAATGGGGTCAAACAATGGTAAAAGAAGGAAACTTGAAGTTGACgcaaattcatcatttagAGATATGACCAAAATCAAACAAATGTACCAGGATATGAATATTGCGCTTTTTCAGACTTGCAAGGCTAGGCATTGTAATTGGGCTTACTCTAACTCTATAACATTTCACATGAGCCACAATTCAAGAAAACAGTTTAAAGTCTCATACTCAGGAGATACCCGCCCCAACAAGGAGCTTTTTGCACAAGGCATTGGATATCGTTCTGATCTTTTGATCCATGAAGCAACATTAGATAACGAGCTAATGGAAGACGCTATAAAAAAGAGGCATTGTACAATAAATGAAGCGATACAAGTTTCAAATGCTAtggaagctgaaaaattagTATTAACACACTTTTCGCAAAGATATCCGAAGGCTCCACAAGTAGGCAATAATATATCAATCGAGGCTAAGGAGCATTGCTTCGCATTCGATGGATTGATACTGGATTATGAGAACATCGGTGAACAGCAAAACACTTTTTGGAGATTTAATACCGTATTCGCCGAAGAAAGGAAAACCgaggaagaggaaggtTCCAAAGAATTCTCATAA